One Papio anubis isolate 15944 chromosome 9, Panubis1.0, whole genome shotgun sequence genomic window carries:
- the TAS2R8 gene encoding taste receptor type 2 member 8 — MFSPADNIFIILITGEFIIGILGNGYIGLVNWIDWIKKKKISTIDCILTNLVISRICLISVMVVNGIVIVLYPDVYTKTKLQIVICTFWTFANYLNMWFTACLNVFYSLKVANSSHPLFLWLKRKIDMVVRWILLGCFAISLLVSLIIATVLSHDYRFHAIAKHKRNVTEMFHVSKMPYFEPLTLFNLLAIVPFIVSLMSFFLLVRSLWRHTKQIKLYATGGRDPSTEAHVRAIKTMTLLIFFFFLYYITSLLVNFSYLITNYKLAMAFGEIVAILYPSGHSLILIILNNKLRQASVRMLTCRKIACVT, encoded by the coding sequence ATGTTCAGTCCTGCAGATAACATCTTTATAATCCTAATAACTGGAGAATTCATAATAGGAATATTGGGGAATGGATACATTGGACTAGTCAACTGGATTGACTGgattaagaagaaaaagatctCCACAATTGACTGCATCCTCACCAATTTAGTTATCTCCAGAATTTGTTTGATCAGTGTAATGGTTGTAAATGGCATTGTAATAGTACTTTACCCGGACGTTTATACAAAAACTAAACTACAGATAGTCATTTGTACCTTCTGGACATTTGCCAACTACTTAAATATGTGGTTTACTGCCTGCCTTAATGTCTTCTATTCTCTCAAGGTAGCCAATTCCTCTCACCCACTTTTTCTCTGGCTGAAGCGGAAAATTGATATGGTGGTTCGCTGGATCCTGCTGGGATGTTTTGCCATTTCCTTGTTGGTCAGTCTTATAATAGCAACAGTACTGAGTCATGATTATAGGTTTCATGCAATTGCCAAACATAAAAGAAACGTTACTGAAATGTTCCATGTGAGTAAAATGCCATATTTTGAACCTTTGACTCTCTTTAACTTGCTTGCAATTGTCCCATTTATTGTGTCATTGatgtcatttttccttttagtaaGATCTTTGTGGAGACATACCAAGCAAATAAAACTCTATGCTACTGGCGGTAGAGACCCAAGCACAGAAGCTCATGTGAGAGCCATTAAAACTATGACTTtgcttatcttcttttttttcctatactaTATTACTTCTCTTTTGGTGAACTTTAGCTATCTTATTACAAACTACAAGTTAGCTATGGCGTTTGGAGAGATTGTAGCAATTCTCTATCCCTCGGGTCACtcacttattttaattattttaaataacaaactgAGGCAGGCATCTGTCAGAATGCTGACATGTAGAAAAATTGCCTGCGTGACATGA